TTGGAAGAAGACCAAGGATCGGGTTCAAAAAGCCGTCGAAGGTCTTGCCGAAGATTTGGTAAGAATGTATTCGAATCGTATCAAGTTGCAGGGGTACTCTTTCCCGCCGGACACCGTATACCAAGAGGAATTCGAAGCCGAATTCGAATACGAGGAAACGCCGGATCAAATCGACGCGATCGAAGCGGTCAAAAAGGATCTAGAGTCGCCTAGGCCTATGGATCGCCTCATTTGCGGAGACGTGGGTTACGGAAAAACGGAAGTCGCGATTCGAGCGGCTTTTAAGGTCGCTATGGCGGGGAAGCAGATTTTAATGCTCGCACCCACCACGATTTTAGCTTTACAACATTATAATACGATTAAAAAGAGATTCGAAAATTACCCAATTACGGTCGAACTGATATCCAGGTTGCGAACAGCCGCCGAAACCCGCGACGTATTAAAAAGATTTTCTACGGGAAAAGTCGACATGATCGTAGGGACGCATGCGATTCTCGCGAATTCCGTTCACCCTAAAAATCTAGGACTTTTGATCATCGACGAAGAGCAAAGATTCGGAGTGAATCATAAGGAATCCATTAAGAAGCTGAAAAACTTGGTGGATGTACTTACTTTGACCGCGACGCCGATCCCGAGAACTTTGCATATGGCTTTAACGGGAATTCGGGAACTTTCCATCATCGCGACTCCGCCCAAGAATCGACAAAGCGTGGAAACGTACGTTTTGGAGGAGGACGAGGATTTATTACGCGAAGCGATTCGTAAGGAATTAGCGAGGGGAGGTCAGGTTTTTTATCTGTACAATCGCGTGGAGTCGATCGAGAGGGAAACGAAACATTTAAACGAAATCGTTCCGGAAGCTTCCATCGGAGTTCTGCACGGTCAGATGACCGAAGATGAAATCGAAGAAACCTTGGTGGATTTTTACGCTAAGAAGTATGACATTCTGGTTACCACTACGATCATCGAATCCGGTATAGATATTCCGAACGTAAATACTCTCATCGTAAAGAGGGCGGATTTATTCGGCCTTTCCCAATTATATCAAATTCGCGGAAGAGTCGGACGAAGCGATCGGAAAGCGTACGCTTACCTTTTACTCCCCAGGGATCGCGTAGTAACGGAAGACGCCGAAAAAAGACTGAATACGATTTACGAATACCAGGAACTCGGCTCCGGTTTTAAGGTTGCAATGAGGGATTTGGAAATTCGGGGAGCGGGAAATCTTCTCGGAAAAGAGCAATCGGGCGACATTATGGAAGTCGGATTCGATTTATACGTTCGCATGTTGGAAGAGGCGATCGCTAGGATCAAAGGAGAGGAGATCCCTATCGAAGTTCGGACCTCGATCAATTTAGAAACCGATTTTTACATTCCTGAAACATATATTCCGGATACTCGGCAGAAAATCGAATTTTATAAGAGATTCGAAGGCGCTCGAGATCTGGACGAGATCGAAGAAATTACGAACGAAATGGTGGATCGATTCGGGGAACCTCCCGAAGAAGCCAAGACTTTCCTTCTTTTAGAGAAGATTCGGACTCTCGCCTCCGCTATCGGTTTCGAAACGGTCGCCGAAGTGGGTGAAGAAATTCGCATGAAATCCGGGGCACATTTCCGCGGTAGTTATGAGAAGATCGTAACTTTAATTTCCGCGAAGATGGGTTTAACGATGAACCCTAGAGAGCCGAATGTTTTACTTTTTCGTCCTGGCAAGGCGAATCAAAAGGAAAAGCTATCTACTCTAGTCTATCTACTTACGGAGATGCAACCAGGTAAAAAGTAATGGACGGGGAGATGCTGATCACTAATTTTTGCTTAGGAAATTCCATCGATGAAACGGACACTATCTTCCATTAGCCTACTCTTTATTTTAACCTTGATCCCCGGTTGTGGGGACGGAACCCAAGTAATCGAGTCCATAGACGGGACCAAGATCACTGTCGGCGGTTTTGAAAGCGCTTACGAAACCGCTATCGATACTCTGAGTCGTACTCAGAACATTGAAAAAAAGAATATTATCGACTTTATTACGAAAGATGCGGCCGAAGTTCCCGAACAAATGCGTCCGTTACGCGACGAGTTCCAGAAGAAAACGTTTTTTGAACGTTATCGCCAGATGCTTATGATCAAACTAGTCGCCGATAAAAGCGGCTTTACTAAGCGAGCCGATATTAAGGAAATTCTAAAGTTCCAAGAGATGCAATTAATCTCCAACTTGTACATCGCAGAACAGGTCGAATCCAAGATAAAAATATCGGAAGAGGAAGCTCAGACCGAATGCGCAGAGTTACGTAAGCGCAATGCGGAAGTGAACAGCCTTCCGATCGATCGCTGTCTCCTTTTAGCCAGAGCGCAAATTAAGAGTCGCCGTTCCATGGAAGTATATCCTAAAGTTTTGGAAAGAGTGAAGGAAGGAGTTACGATCAAACATAACGAAAAGTTTGATTTGGAAAACTACTTAAGCAAAAATATCGTATTCCCGGAAGCAGCTAAAACGGAGAATAAAGAGTCCTCCGAGGCTAAGTAATTTTCCGGGGTGTTTTGACACGCGGTAAAATTTGGAATCTTTCCTCAACGCATTCGTCCGTAGCGTAATCGAAGCCGTTACGGAGTTCCTGCCGGTATCCTCCACAGGGCACTTATTCCTTTTCTCCTCCTTCTTTCCGTTTTCGGAAGGGGGAGAATTCGACGATCTGTTCGATATCTTTATTCAGAGCGGAGCCATTTTATCCGTAATCGTGCTCTATCATGATCGTTTTCTCCGACACGGACGACTAAGCCTTAACTATCTACTCGGTAAGGAGAAAAATCCGGAAGGGATTCTCTTTGTAAGTCAAATTCTCGTAGGTTGTATTCCGATCCTAGTCGCAGGATTTCTTTTTAAGGGAAAATTGGACGTAATTAAAGCGAGATCCGATCTCCTGCTGATCCTAGGATCCGCCTGGGTTTCAGGAGGCATCTTGATTTTGCTTTCCGAGATTTGGTTCCGTAAAAGTTCTCAAATTCATAACCCGGAGCCGGTTCGTCTAAAAGACGCCATTTTGATTGGTATTTTTCAATGTGCCGCTTTGATACCCGGAGTTTCACGTTCGGCAGCTACGATCGTAACCGCTAGGTTTTTAAAGAAAGATGCCCGACATGCGGCCGAATTTTCGTTTTTCTTAGCGGTCCCGGTTCTAATCAGCGCCGGCGCATACAAGCTTTACAAGTATCGCCATATTCTGAACGGAGATACGTTGCCCATTCTTGCTTTCGGATTTTTAGCTTCTTTTCTACTTTGCATATTGGTCATTCGGTGGTTTTTAAAATATTTACAATCCCATTCCTTTGATGCCTTCGGGATTTACCGGATTATTCTGGGTTTGGCAGTTCTCATATTCTATAAATTAAATTGATGCAGGCCTGGCCGGACCGTAGATTGTGGCCTTGATTGGAATGCGTCTCTGGATCCGCACCTTTGTTCTGCTGCTTTTTCTACCCATGGTTACCTGGGCCCAGGGAGTGGACACGTCGCGCCTTCCTCAGACGTCCGATTCCACCGCATCAGGAGAAGATGACTCCTCCAAATCGGTAATTAAGACTCGTAATAAGCTTTTATCCAAATCGATCGAGTCCTTAACCGAGCGGGAAGTCGACGAACAATTGGAGAATCTGGGGTTATCGCGGGAAGGTTCCATCTATACGAAACGACAGCGGCTCAAGGCTTCTCTGGAAGAGAAGGATATGTCGGCGCCGGAGAATCTACAGATTCCGCAGGGTCCTAAGAAAGAGCCTCCAATGGTGATTGAGAACGCGGCCGAAGGCGAATTGCTCAGGGTCGATAAAACGAAGAACGGAGTTCTGGTTTTGAGAGGACGGGTTCGAATTAAACTTCGTAGCGGTCATCTCGAGGCGGAAACTATTTCGGTGGATTCCGATCGTCAGGAGATATATGCGGAAGGCGGAATTCGATACGATGATGGTCGGGCTAAAGTCGAGGGCGATAAGTTTATCTACGATTATAAGCTGGATAAGGGTGTCGTCTATAGAACCAAAGGGACTCTCGCACCCGCATACTTCTTCGGCGAAAAATTCAAGAAGTTAGACGACAAGCGATACATGCTGGAGATGGGGTACTTCACCGCCTGCAATGCGGAGAAGCCCCATTATTCTTTCGAAGTCAACAAAGTCGTTATTTACGAAGATAGAACCGCCTTCTCGACGAACGTCAAACTTAAGATAGGCGGCACGACCGTTTTTTGGCTTCCGGCTTTCTACACGAATAATCTAGGCAACGGCTGGATAACGCAAATGGGAAAGAATAATACCCAGGGCCTGTTCATGCAGAACTCCTACCAATGGTCCGCGATACCCACCTGGGTTCTGGCACCCATGGGTTATAAACTTCGGGCGGATTTTTACGAAAAGACCGGGCAAGCGGCTCAATTGGAGATGTGGAAGCAGAGCGGCGCGCTTAACTATTTGATAGACGTCGGTTATGCGAACCACAAAGACTATCAAATCACTGCGGGATTTCAGGATCGTTTTAATATAAGTACGACTGCCGTTACGAACGAGGTGGATAGGGGAACGAACTGGGCAGGATATCCCGACGTAGGAAAGAAAAGCGAACCTTGGCTGAAAGGTAGAGTTTTTCTGAATTCGAAGATGAATAATACGGAGAAGGACGTGACAAGAAATTTCTCCATTCAATATGAGAATTTTACGAATCGCTTATTCGAATACGAATATGGAAACCGCTATCAGCCTAGCAATAGTTTACAATCCTTATATACGTATCGCGACGTCCGCTTCGGATATGTTCGAAACAACCTGGAATGGAAGGCCGATTACACCGAAAATCGCGGGGACTTGTCCGTTAACGTGAATATGAAGAGGAATATGCTCTTCTATAACCTGGCTCCCCAAACTAAATCCGCATACTTTCCGACTGTGGACGTCCTACCTTCGGTTACGATTAAGAATAATTCGGAGGTAGGAAGACTTCCTTATTTCGAGACGCCCGTTTATTGGGATACGTATTTAACGAGCACCTTACTTCGCTTTTACGGCGCTCCGGTTCGGCAAAATCTGAAGATCCCGACTCCCGATGGAAATTATCAGGACCCTAACGGAGACTATAAGGAGAATCTTTTAAGGACCCAAACTTTCATTCAGGGAGAAACCGGTTTTCGAACTTCGATGAATTTCGGAAGTTACGTTTCTTTGGCGCCGAACGTTTATTACGGAGCAAAGAAACAATCCGCTGCCTTACCCTCGAATAGTCAAACTTCTCAAACGACATTCACCGCATTGGAGAGAAGTTTAGCGCGGGATAGCTACCAGTACATTCGAACGAACACGAATTTACGTATAGGCGCTCCCGTATTCTTCTTCAATACGACTTATCGTAAATTGGAAGCGGAAAAGCCGGATTTGCAGGATCCGGTATTGATGAAGAATCGCCAGCACGAACTAGAACTTTCGTTGGAAAGCTATGCATTGGAAAATTTCGAAATCTCTTTGAAAACCGTACGGGATCTTCGTAATTTTTCCTCCAGCTATCAACCCCAACCGACTAGCCAGGAAAGATGGTATTATACGGTATTCCGTTTTGCCGGGTATTTCGATTTCTTAGAAGGGGTCAGTCGCCGCAAACGGAGTTTGTTGGAGAGAAAAAGGAGTTTTTACACTGGACTTTTCTTCAATAATGACTTCGTTTATCATACACCGTTGCACAGGCCCCTTTCGAATAACCTGACTGTTTCCTATAAATTAGGCGGATTTCGTCTTCCGTTTTTGCGCTATATCCGGGAATTTGAAGCCGGGGGCACCTGGTACCATGTATATTATGCGGAGATGATCGACAGCTATCGATTCTTTATTAAGGCTAATATAGACATCACCAGGGAATTGGGGTTCGAGGCCGAGTTGGATTCCCGGGTAACTGAACCTTGGAGATATACGAATCAAACCGATAACTACTATTACCAGCGGTACATAGTCAGCCAGGATCCTACGGCTCCCTTTACCTCGATGAACATGAATTCCACGAGTATCGGTCAGGATTTGGTTAACGGCACGGGAATTAACGGAACCCAAGCCCAAAAAAATACCGCTCTGAATATAAATCGAGTAATGGGAGTCTTGAAATATAATTTGCATACGATGAATTTCAAACTCGGGCTGAGCAGTGATTTGCGTTCGGTTCCGGGAGGAACCAACGCCGCCAGCCAGGTCACTTTCTATGATCAGTCCATTTTCTTTTCCATTTCCTTGACGGATCTAACGATCGGTACGGAGGACACCTCGCAATTGACGAGAATGCGGATTTACAGGTTCAGAAAACGGCCATTGAGAGCCGGTTATTTGGACGGGGTCGATTCGGAGTAAAATATGTTGAAAGAGAGAAGCCAAACCTTCAAACTACTGTTCGTTTTTTTGGACGTAATTTTCTCCCTGGGAAGTTGTCTTTTTGCGTTCACTCTTCGATTTTACATTTTAGATCCGACGGGATCCGACCGCGCCTACGTCGAGACGGAAAGTTATATTATACTTTCATTACTTCTTTCCCTCTCTCAGGTCTTGGTTTACCTTTCCATCGATTTGTATCATCCTCGCAGGGGACTTTCCTTCGCGGACGAGTTCATGACGATCTTTGGCGGAGTCTTCCTGAACCTGCTTTTGGTTCTCTCTCTTCTTTTCTTTTTCAGGGGCGATTTGGGAAGCGAACGGTTTTCCCGATATTTCGTTTTGGCATTCGCAGTAACGAACATTTTTTCCACTAGCTTTCTGCATTTCATTACGAGGCAATTACTGAAATATCTTCGCCGTAAAGGTTATAATTTGAGAAGGGTCCTGGTGATCGGAGTTCGTGAGACTGCAGCAAGATTTGCGGATTCGGTTTTCCGCCATCAGATATACGGCTACCAGATCATCGGGTATGTCGCATCCGGAAATTTCAAGCCGATTCGGAAGGAAATGAAGATCTTAGGAAAGGCGGAGAGGATCGAAAAAGTCCTTCTTGAAGTTAAGCCGGACTTGGTGGTCTATGCCCTGAATAACGACGAGGGAGAATTTTTGCACGATGTTCTGGACGCCTGCGATACCGAGGGTATCGACTTAAAAGTTATTCCAGGGTTTCAAGAATTCATAAAAGCGAAGGGTAGGGTGGACGAGATGGACGGTTTGCCCGTTATCTCGATTCGTAATATTCCGATTCGGCTGGGCTATAATAGGTTTATTAAGCGAAGTTTCGATATCCTTTTTTCCTTAACGTTTATCGTTTTATTTTCTCCTTTTTATCTTTTACTGGCGACCTTGATAAAGCTGACTTCGAAAGGCCCCGTTTTTTATTTCCAGGATAGAGTCGGTTTGGATAATAAGAGCTTCAGAATGATTAAGTTTCGAAGTATGGTCGTTCAGGAAAAAGGACAGTCGGAAACCACTTGGACCGTTCAGAACGATCCGAGAGTCACTAAAATCGGTCGAATCATGAGAAAGACCTCCCTTGACGAAACTCCTCAGTTTTTTAACGTGCTTATAGGAGATATGTCCGTCGTCGGGCCTCGTCCGGAAAGACCTCATTTCGTGGAAAAATTCAAAAGCGACCACCGCCATTATATGCGGAGGCATGCCGTAAAAGCGGGGATTACCGGATTGGCCCAGGTAAAAGGCTTGAGAGGCGATACTTCGATAGACGAAAGAATCGCAGCCGATATTTACTATATAGAAAACTGGTCCCTATGGCTGGACATAAAGATCATTCTACTGACTCCTTTTAAAGGAGTGATGGATAAAAACGCCTACTAATCAGGACAGAGGAGAACCCGCACTCGTGAATTTGAACGAAGAATCCTTAAAAAAAATCGCAGATTTGGCTAGACTTAAAATACGTTCCGAAGAAGTCGCACCGTTTCTCCAAGATTTTAATAAAATACTAAATTATGTAGATACGATAAAGGAACTCGACGTGAGCTCCGTCACCGAAGAGGAATTGTATCCGAATTCGGGGAATTTCGTTCGCCAGGATAAAGTCGAGAATGGACTGACCCGGCAGGAAATCGAGGCGTTCGCGCCGAGCTTTCAAAACGGATATTTCGTAGTTCCTAAGGTAATCGAAACATGAACTCTCTTTGGAAATTAACGTACAGTGAAGTAAAGAAAGGCCTGAATGCAGGCGAGTTTACTCCGTCGGAACTCGCAAAATCGCTTTTGGAAAGAATCGAATCCGTCGACGCGAAAATAAAAGCCTTCTTATCGGTTGAAAAAGCATTTATTTTGAACGCTGCCTCCGAGAGCACCGAGCGTCGGAAGAACGGAAAGGCCTTGTCGGAGTTCGACGGGATCCCGATCGGGATAAAAGATAATATTTGCGTTAAGGGCATGTTGACTACATGCGCCTCTAGGATCTTGGAAAATTATCGTTCTCCTTTCGATGCGACCGCCGTCGATCGCCTTTTAAAAAAAGGATTCGTTCTTTTTCCTCGAACCAACATGGATGAATTTGCGATGGGCTCTTCCACCGAAAATTCCGCGTTTCAAATCACCACGAATCCCTTCGACACGACTAGAATTCCCGGCGGGTCCTCGGGAGGTTCTGCGGCAGCAGTGGCGGCCTCGATGGTGCCGGTTTCCTTGGGCTCCGATACGGGAGGTTCCATTCGGCAGCCGGCTTCATTATGCGGGATTTACGGATTGAAACCGACTTACGGAACCGTCTCTCGCTACGGCCTAGTCGCGTACGCTTCCAGCCTGGATCAAATCGGTCCGCTTTCCAAGGATCTTCAAGGAGTCATCGACGTCTATTCGGTCATATCCGGTGAGGACGTCAGGGATTCAACTTCTAGAAAGATTCCTAACTTCGACTCGTCGGTAGTAAAATCCCTAAATCTATCCGGCTTAAAGGTCGGAACCATGAGGATGACTTCGGAAATCGATTCGGAGGTAGCGAAGGCGTACGAAAACGTTCTGCAAGAATTGAAATCAAAGGGTGCGGAGCTAATTGAATTAGATTTTTCTAAATTATCTTCGGCGATTCCGATTTACTATATTATTGCGACCGCCGAATGTTCCTCCAATTTGTCTCGTTTTGACGGGATTCGGTTCGGAGCGAGAAAAGATCCTAGCGGAAAACTGGAGGATTTGTACGTGGCCAGTAGAAGCGAGGGTTTCGGCAAGGAAGTAAAGAGGCGGATTCTGCTCGGCACATTCTCCCTCTCGGCCGGTTATTACGATGCCTATTACGGTCGGGCTCAGAAAGCGAGGGTTTTGATTCGAAAAGAATATGAATCTTATTTTTCTAAAGTGGATTTGGTTCTGCAGCCGACCTCTCCGACTACCGCGTTTAAAGTCGGCGAGAAAACTTCCGATCCGATACAGATGTACAAAGCGGATATATTAACAACCTCCGTTAATTTAGCGGGAGTTCCCGCTTTATCCTTACCGATCGGAACGGATTCCAAGGGATTACCGATAGGACTCCAAGTAACCGGACCGTCTCTGGGAGAGGACAAAATTTTCGGCTTTGTTCAGACCCTTTCAAGTTGGGAAGATCTGAAAATTTCGTTTCCGGATGACATTCGATGAGTGAATTGACTGCCAGAATCATTCCTTGCCTGGACATTAAGGACGGTCGGGTCGTAAAGGGAGTGAATTTCGTAAATTTAGTCGACGCCGGTGATCCGGTTGAATCGGCGGTTGCGTACGAAACCAATCTGGCGGATGAACTTTGTTTTTTAGACATTACCGCTTCGAGCGATAAACGAGACATCCTAATCCATTTAGTGGAAGCGGTAGCCGAAAGAATTTTCATCCCGTTTACCGTCGGTGGCGGGATCCGATCTTTAGACGACGTGAAAGCCGTTTTAGAGAAAGGAGCCGATAAGGTTTCGATTAACACTGCGGCATTCCAACATCCGGAATTGCTCACGGAATCCGCGGAGATTTACGGATCGCAATGTATCGTGTGCGCGGTCGACGTTAAGTTTCACAAGGAAAGAAATCGGCACGAGATATTTCTGCACGGCGGCAGAACCGAGACCGGAAGGGAGGCTCTAGACTGGGGGCGTGAAGCTCAGGAAAGGGGCGCGGGCGAAATTTTACTAACTTCGATGGATCGTGACGGAACAAAGAAAGGCTTCGATATCAGTCTATTAAAGCTTTTCTCTTCCAATCTTGAGATTCCGATTATAGCTAGCGGCGGTGCCGGAAACCCGGAGCATATGGTGGAAGCGATTCTTCGGGGAAAGGCCGATGCCGTCCTGGCCGCTTCCATTTTTCATTTTGGAGAATATACGATTCGAGAGACCAAAGAGAATATGCGAGAGATGGGTATTAAGGTCAGACTTTAAACGTCATTTTTTACGTGTCTCAATTTAAACGATTCCTAAATCGACGTTCCCGTCGTCGCATATCAAAGTCCGTTAATATACGTGATAACGGTCGTAAAGAACGCCTGTGCTGCAGCAATATTGGACGGATTGGCGGGGTTCCGAAACGACATTTGGGAATGATCGAATCCGGCTTGAGAGAATCTTCCCGCAACCGGGTTATGGTACATTTGCCCGGAATAAGTGGTTACGATACCGTCGGTATTGGGAAATTGAGGGGTCGT
The Leptospira inadai serovar Lyme str. 10 genome window above contains:
- a CDS encoding undecaprenyl-phosphate glucose phosphotransferase, yielding MLKERSQTFKLLFVFLDVIFSLGSCLFAFTLRFYILDPTGSDRAYVETESYIILSLLLSLSQVLVYLSIDLYHPRRGLSFADEFMTIFGGVFLNLLLVLSLLFFFRGDLGSERFSRYFVLAFAVTNIFSTSFLHFITRQLLKYLRRKGYNLRRVLVIGVRETAARFADSVFRHQIYGYQIIGYVASGNFKPIRKEMKILGKAERIEKVLLEVKPDLVVYALNNDEGEFLHDVLDACDTEGIDLKVIPGFQEFIKAKGRVDEMDGLPVISIRNIPIRLGYNRFIKRSFDILFSLTFIVLFSPFYLLLATLIKLTSKGPVFYFQDRVGLDNKSFRMIKFRSMVVQEKGQSETTWTVQNDPRVTKIGRIMRKTSLDETPQFFNVLIGDMSVVGPRPERPHFVEKFKSDHRHYMRRHAVKAGITGLAQVKGLRGDTSIDERIAADIYYIENWSLWLDIKIILLTPFKGVMDKNAY
- a CDS encoding undecaprenyl-diphosphate phosphatase, with the protein product MESFLNAFVRSVIEAVTEFLPVSSTGHLFLFSSFFPFSEGGEFDDLFDIFIQSGAILSVIVLYHDRFLRHGRLSLNYLLGKEKNPEGILFVSQILVGCIPILVAGFLFKGKLDVIKARSDLLLILGSAWVSGGILILLSEIWFRKSSQIHNPEPVRLKDAILIGIFQCAALIPGVSRSAATIVTARFLKKDARHAAEFSFFLAVPVLISAGAYKLYKYRHILNGDTLPILAFGFLASFLLCILVIRWFLKYLQSHSFDAFGIYRIILGLAVLIFYKLN
- the hisF gene encoding imidazole glycerol phosphate synthase subunit HisF translates to MSELTARIIPCLDIKDGRVVKGVNFVNLVDAGDPVESAVAYETNLADELCFLDITASSDKRDILIHLVEAVAERIFIPFTVGGGIRSLDDVKAVLEKGADKVSINTAAFQHPELLTESAEIYGSQCIVCAVDVKFHKERNRHEIFLHGGRTETGREALDWGREAQERGAGEILLTSMDRDGTKKGFDISLLKLFSSNLEIPIIASGGAGNPEHMVEAILRGKADAVLAASIFHFGEYTIRETKENMREMGIKVRL
- the mfd gene encoding transcription-repair coupling factor codes for the protein MPKVETSLVDWKQPLSQLIQKSWKNLSKISSVPSSLHSLLASIIADLSKDSVIVVVATNTEAEFLHRESLSFVKEGRSYYFPGQEVLPYEYMRYPQEMKRERIKALAQILSGEKVLIFTSVAGFLKTLPAPSALKGRTIRLEVGQELELNSLLKDLSQLGYSRKDVCEAFGEFSLKGGILDVFSSFSREPIRIDFFGDELESIRTFDPETQRSLVSLEEAYIPPADEYILSEEQKVAYRRVISEADSSLHLPEIPDDSGGTYFEELVPLVRENVGFLSYFSKPPILIFPAANDSKERLAQLKREYESLFEKRNKEVICAPPSALLSVGKEQESVEKAVGISFSQLPPSKPGDPVCPLNEAPAFKGKIREVREKIVQLRQEGGWKIVLTSSFEAQTKRLQGLFESEGIELLNSESTEPKEILFAKNDRADVFLVVSELRNGFVWDEEKILLLSENDVFGREYKRKTRFKKQNSKAIQSFLDLKEGDFIVHVNHGVGRFLKIERVNAGGKERDFLKLEYQGGDTLFVPLDQISLVQRFVGGTEKPRLDSLGKSTWKKTKDRVQKAVEGLAEDLVRMYSNRIKLQGYSFPPDTVYQEEFEAEFEYEETPDQIDAIEAVKKDLESPRPMDRLICGDVGYGKTEVAIRAAFKVAMAGKQILMLAPTTILALQHYNTIKKRFENYPITVELISRLRTAAETRDVLKRFSTGKVDMIVGTHAILANSVHPKNLGLLIIDEEQRFGVNHKESIKKLKNLVDVLTLTATPIPRTLHMALTGIRELSIIATPPKNRQSVETYVLEEDEDLLREAIRKELARGGQVFYLYNRVESIERETKHLNEIVPEASIGVLHGQMTEDEIEETLVDFYAKKYDILVTTTIIESGIDIPNVNTLIVKRADLFGLSQLYQIRGRVGRSDRKAYAYLLLPRDRVVTEDAEKRLNTIYEYQELGSGFKVAMRDLEIRGAGNLLGKEQSGDIMEVGFDLYVRMLEEAIARIKGEEIPIEVRTSINLETDFYIPETYIPDTRQKIEFYKRFEGARDLDEIEEITNEMVDRFGEPPEEAKTFLLLEKIRTLASAIGFETVAEVGEEIRMKSGAHFRGSYEKIVTLISAKMGLTMNPREPNVLLFRPGKANQKEKLSTLVYLLTEMQPGKK
- the gatC gene encoding Asp-tRNA(Asn)/Glu-tRNA(Gln) amidotransferase subunit GatC codes for the protein MNLNEESLKKIADLARLKIRSEEVAPFLQDFNKILNYVDTIKELDVSSVTEEELYPNSGNFVRQDKVENGLTRQEIEAFAPSFQNGYFVVPKVIET
- a CDS encoding LPS-assembly protein LptD; its protein translation is MGMRLWIRTFVLLLFLPMVTWAQGVDTSRLPQTSDSTASGEDDSSKSVIKTRNKLLSKSIESLTEREVDEQLENLGLSREGSIYTKRQRLKASLEEKDMSAPENLQIPQGPKKEPPMVIENAAEGELLRVDKTKNGVLVLRGRVRIKLRSGHLEAETISVDSDRQEIYAEGGIRYDDGRAKVEGDKFIYDYKLDKGVVYRTKGTLAPAYFFGEKFKKLDDKRYMLEMGYFTACNAEKPHYSFEVNKVVIYEDRTAFSTNVKLKIGGTTVFWLPAFYTNNLGNGWITQMGKNNTQGLFMQNSYQWSAIPTWVLAPMGYKLRADFYEKTGQAAQLEMWKQSGALNYLIDVGYANHKDYQITAGFQDRFNISTTAVTNEVDRGTNWAGYPDVGKKSEPWLKGRVFLNSKMNNTEKDVTRNFSIQYENFTNRLFEYEYGNRYQPSNSLQSLYTYRDVRFGYVRNNLEWKADYTENRGDLSVNVNMKRNMLFYNLAPQTKSAYFPTVDVLPSVTIKNNSEVGRLPYFETPVYWDTYLTSTLLRFYGAPVRQNLKIPTPDGNYQDPNGDYKENLLRTQTFIQGETGFRTSMNFGSYVSLAPNVYYGAKKQSAALPSNSQTSQTTFTALERSLARDSYQYIRTNTNLRIGAPVFFFNTTYRKLEAEKPDLQDPVLMKNRQHELELSLESYALENFEISLKTVRDLRNFSSSYQPQPTSQERWYYTVFRFAGYFDFLEGVSRRKRSLLERKRSFYTGLFFNNDFVYHTPLHRPLSNNLTVSYKLGGFRLPFLRYIREFEAGGTWYHVYYAEMIDSYRFFIKANIDITRELGFEAELDSRVTEPWRYTNQTDNYYYQRYIVSQDPTAPFTSMNMNSTSIGQDLVNGTGINGTQAQKNTALNINRVMGVLKYNLHTMNFKLGLSSDLRSVPGGTNAASQVTFYDQSIFFSISLTDLTIGTEDTSQLTRMRIYRFRKRPLRAGYLDGVDSE
- a CDS encoding lipoprotein LipL31; this encodes MKRTLSSISLLFILTLIPGCGDGTQVIESIDGTKITVGGFESAYETAIDTLSRTQNIEKKNIIDFITKDAAEVPEQMRPLRDEFQKKTFFERYRQMLMIKLVADKSGFTKRADIKEILKFQEMQLISNLYIAEQVESKIKISEEEAQTECAELRKRNAEVNSLPIDRCLLLARAQIKSRRSMEVYPKVLERVKEGVTIKHNEKFDLENYLSKNIVFPEAAKTENKESSEAK
- the gatA gene encoding Asp-tRNA(Asn)/Glu-tRNA(Gln) amidotransferase subunit GatA translates to MNSLWKLTYSEVKKGLNAGEFTPSELAKSLLERIESVDAKIKAFLSVEKAFILNAASESTERRKNGKALSEFDGIPIGIKDNICVKGMLTTCASRILENYRSPFDATAVDRLLKKGFVLFPRTNMDEFAMGSSTENSAFQITTNPFDTTRIPGGSSGGSAAAVAASMVPVSLGSDTGGSIRQPASLCGIYGLKPTYGTVSRYGLVAYASSLDQIGPLSKDLQGVIDVYSVISGEDVRDSTSRKIPNFDSSVVKSLNLSGLKVGTMRMTSEIDSEVAKAYENVLQELKSKGAELIELDFSKLSSAIPIYYIIATAECSSNLSRFDGIRFGARKDPSGKLEDLYVASRSEGFGKEVKRRILLGTFSLSAGYYDAYYGRAQKARVLIRKEYESYFSKVDLVLQPTSPTTAFKVGEKTSDPIQMYKADILTTSVNLAGVPALSLPIGTDSKGLPIGLQVTGPSLGEDKIFGFVQTLSSWEDLKISFPDDIR